The Methylomicrobium lacus LW14 genome window below encodes:
- the pip gene encoding prolyl aminopeptidase, producing the protein MKTLYPEIDPNPIFYLETGSQHAVYVEESGNPEGIPVIFLHGGPCSGTKPDHRRFFDPALYRIILFDQRGCGQSKPFGEIENNTTQDLIDDMERIRIHLNISQWLLFGGSWGAALALLYAQQHPGRVLGMILRGVFLARQMDMDWFLKNGAGRIYPEQWQLLYESIPSRDRVNLLQGLCKAIAGDDEIAQRRVARAWSAWGGQVALGNAFEADENSHVTEQMVQQAAMELHYAEHSYFIEENQILDNCNKLHGIPTAIIHGRNDLVCPIEAAFSLQHALPEADMIVLPNAAHIAQSEEMIDALVSAADRFAEQLASRVAAGV; encoded by the coding sequence ATGAAAACGTTATACCCAGAGATCGACCCCAACCCTATTTTTTATCTTGAAACCGGCAGCCAGCATGCGGTTTACGTCGAGGAAAGCGGCAATCCCGAAGGCATTCCGGTCATTTTCCTGCACGGCGGCCCGTGCTCGGGCACCAAACCCGATCATCGGCGCTTTTTCGATCCGGCACTCTACCGCATCATTCTGTTCGATCAGCGCGGCTGCGGCCAGTCGAAGCCGTTCGGCGAGATCGAGAACAACACGACGCAGGATCTGATCGACGACATGGAGCGCATCCGCATCCATCTGAACATCAGCCAATGGCTGCTGTTCGGCGGCTCCTGGGGCGCCGCGCTGGCGCTGTTGTATGCCCAGCAGCATCCGGGCCGGGTGCTCGGCATGATCCTGCGCGGCGTATTCCTGGCGCGGCAGATGGATATGGACTGGTTTCTGAAAAACGGCGCGGGACGCATCTATCCCGAACAATGGCAACTTCTCTACGAAAGCATCCCCTCGCGCGACCGGGTCAATCTGCTGCAAGGGCTTTGCAAAGCGATTGCCGGCGACGACGAGATCGCCCAGCGCCGGGTCGCCCGCGCATGGTCGGCCTGGGGCGGGCAAGTCGCGCTCGGCAACGCTTTTGAGGCCGACGAAAACAGCCATGTGACCGAGCAAATGGTCCAGCAGGCCGCGATGGAACTGCATTATGCCGAACACAGCTATTTCATCGAGGAAAACCAGATTCTGGACAACTGCAACAAACTGCACGGTATTCCCACCGCAATCATCCACGGCCGCAACGACCTGGTCTGCCCGATCGAAGCCGCGTTCAGCCTGCAACACGCCCTGCCCGAGGCCGACATGATCGTGCTGCCGAACGCAGCCCACATCGCCCAAAGCGAGGAGATGATCGACGCCCTGGTGAGCGCGGCCGACCGGTTTGCGGAACAACTGGCGTCCCGTGTCGCCGCCGGGGTGTGA
- a CDS encoding helicase HerA-like domain-containing protein: protein MQELFIGGQNGVKVLLNAAMANRHGMISGATGTGKTVTLQILAEGFSKIGVPVFLADIKGDLSGIAQPGQINDKINERVQLTGVTGFQPRGNPAVFWDVFGKSGHPVRATIADMGPLLLSNLLELNDTQSGVLYSGFKIADDNGMLLLDLKDLRALLTWMGEHAKELQAEYGTIASASLGAIQRQLLVLEQQGAESFFGEPALNLEDICKTDFSGNGVISILDATELTTKSPRLYATFLLWLLAELYENLPEAGDAERPKLVLFFDEAHLMFEQAPKALTDKIEQIVRLIRSKGVGVYFISQSPLDVPEDILGQLGLKIQHALRAFTPKDQAVVKSVAGTFRANPAIDTEAAILELKKGEALVSVLDHDGSPTPVERVFIRPPESQIGPLTDTQRQDLLSRSPFKGRYDQAVDRESAYELLKQKEQLASAADLEDIQAKVTRKETGSPRQTRGRETATEALLKSAARSIGSQVGRQIVRGVLGSLLGGRR, encoded by the coding sequence ATGCAGGAATTATTTATCGGAGGACAGAACGGCGTCAAGGTCTTATTGAATGCCGCGATGGCCAACCGGCACGGCATGATTTCCGGCGCGACCGGCACCGGCAAAACCGTGACCCTGCAAATCCTGGCCGAAGGTTTCTCGAAGATCGGCGTGCCGGTGTTTCTGGCCGACATCAAGGGCGATTTGTCCGGCATCGCACAGCCCGGCCAAATCAACGACAAAATCAACGAACGCGTGCAACTGACCGGCGTGACCGGCTTCCAGCCGCGCGGCAATCCGGCCGTATTTTGGGACGTGTTCGGCAAAAGCGGACACCCGGTGCGCGCCACGATCGCCGACATGGGGCCGCTGTTGCTGAGCAATTTATTGGAGCTGAACGACACCCAAAGCGGCGTGCTCTACAGTGGTTTCAAAATCGCCGACGATAACGGCATGCTGCTGCTCGATCTGAAAGACCTGCGCGCGTTGTTGACCTGGATGGGCGAGCATGCGAAAGAATTGCAGGCCGAATACGGCACGATCGCCTCCGCCAGCCTAGGCGCGATACAGCGGCAACTGCTGGTGCTCGAACAGCAGGGCGCCGAAAGCTTCTTCGGCGAACCGGCGCTGAATCTTGAGGACATCTGCAAGACCGACTTCTCCGGCAACGGCGTGATCAGCATCCTGGACGCGACCGAGTTGACGACAAAGTCGCCGCGCCTGTATGCGACCTTCCTGCTCTGGCTGCTCGCCGAACTGTACGAAAACCTGCCCGAGGCCGGCGACGCCGAGCGGCCGAAGCTGGTGCTGTTTTTCGACGAGGCGCATCTGATGTTCGAACAAGCGCCGAAAGCCTTGACCGACAAGATCGAGCAGATCGTCCGGCTGATCCGCTCGAAAGGCGTCGGCGTGTATTTCATCAGCCAGAGCCCGCTCGACGTGCCGGAAGACATTCTCGGCCAGCTCGGGCTCAAGATCCAGCATGCGCTGAGGGCGTTTACGCCGAAAGACCAGGCGGTCGTCAAGAGCGTCGCCGGCACCTTCCGCGCCAATCCGGCCATCGATACCGAGGCCGCGATCCTGGAGCTGAAGAAAGGCGAGGCACTGGTTTCGGTGCTCGATCATGACGGCAGCCCGACGCCGGTCGAACGCGTCTTCATTCGCCCGCCCGAATCGCAGATCGGCCCGCTGACCGATACGCAGCGCCAGGACTTACTCAGCCGCTCGCCGTTCAAAGGCCGCTACGACCAGGCGGTCGACCGCGAGTCGGCCTACGAACTGCTCAAGCAAAAAGAGCAGCTGGCCAGCGCGGCGGACCTTGAAGACATTCAAGCCAAGGTTACCCGGAAAGAGACAGGCTCTCCACGGCAGACCCGCGGCCGCGAAACCGCGACCGAAGCGCTGCTCAAAAGCGCCGCGCGCAGCATCGGCAGTCAGGTCGGAAGGCAGATCGTCCGCGGGGTGTTGGGGTCGTTGCTGGGCGGGCGGCGTTGA
- a CDS encoding DUF6763 family protein → MSTVADPIVGNWYKDLENNLTFKVINIEEGEDSIEVQYLDGDIGEYDHESWYNSTFDFIEEPEDWSAPFDDIEGDDLGYTDTDEHRRNPEDIDFEDYLD, encoded by the coding sequence ATGTCAACCGTGGCAGATCCCATCGTAGGAAACTGGTACAAGGATTTGGAAAACAATCTGACTTTCAAAGTGATCAACATCGAGGAAGGCGAGGATTCGATCGAGGTGCAGTATCTCGACGGCGACATCGGCGAATACGATCACGAGAGCTGGTATAATTCGACTTTCGATTTTATCGAGGAACCGGAAGACTGGAGCGCGCCTTTCGACGACATCGAAGGCGACGATCTGGGCTATACCGACACGGACGAGCATCGGCGCAACCCCGAGGACATCGATTTCGAAGATTATTTGGATTAA
- a CDS encoding ATPase yields the protein MRMDPQEFLDWETKRITLLAMSGAGKTTLANKLPKAKWFHYSGDYRIGTRYLEEPIMDNIKRQAMHVPFLRDLLLSDSIRISNNITVENLAPVSSFLGKLGNPNLHGLSLEEFKRRQKLHHQAEICAMNDVQDFIAKAQDIYGYKHFINDAGGSVSELDCPEVIENLAKHTLIVYIEIPNDLEQTIIARAKAEPKPLYYREEFLDEKLPEFMALKNYATTDEIPPNEFVTWVFPELYQSRLPHYQAIADQYGYTINAHEAAKVETEDDFIRLIAAAIAAQQ from the coding sequence ATGAGAATGGACCCCCAGGAATTCCTGGATTGGGAGACGAAGCGGATCACCTTGCTCGCGATGTCGGGAGCCGGCAAGACCACGCTCGCGAACAAATTGCCCAAGGCCAAGTGGTTTCACTATTCGGGCGACTACCGGATCGGCACCCGCTATCTGGAAGAGCCGATCATGGACAATATCAAGCGCCAGGCGATGCATGTGCCGTTCCTGCGCGACTTGCTGCTGTCCGATTCTATACGGATCAGCAACAACATCACGGTCGAAAATCTGGCGCCGGTGTCGAGTTTTCTCGGCAAACTCGGAAATCCGAACTTGCACGGGCTGTCGCTCGAGGAATTCAAGCGCCGGCAAAAACTGCATCATCAGGCCGAAATCTGCGCGATGAACGATGTGCAGGATTTCATCGCCAAGGCACAGGACATCTACGGCTACAAGCATTTCATCAACGATGCCGGCGGCAGCGTTTCCGAACTCGATTGCCCCGAAGTGATCGAAAATCTCGCCAAGCACACGCTGATCGTCTATATCGAAATCCCGAACGATCTGGAGCAAACGATCATCGCGCGCGCCAAGGCCGAGCCGAAACCGCTGTATTACCGGGAAGAGTTTCTCGACGAAAAGCTCCCTGAATTCATGGCGCTGAAAAACTATGCCACGACCGACGAGATACCTCCTAATGAATTCGTGACCTGGGTGTTTCCGGAACTGTATCAGTCCAGACTGCCGCATTACCAGGCGATCGCCGACCAGTACGGTTATACGATCAATGCGCACGAGGCGGCGAAGGTTGAGACCGAAGACGATTTTATCCGCCTGATTGCCGCGGCGATCGCGGCCCAGCAATGA
- the metA gene encoding homoserine O-succinyltransferase MetA produces the protein MPLVAHTDLPTFSRLKEEGEVILEVDRASHQDIREMHIGLLNIMPDAALEATERQFFRLVGACNQIAQFHVHPFTIEGLPRGEAAKEHIAKYYESFEKIKQDGLDALIISGANVTHPHLPEEDFWQPLTEVFAWAKENVTSVLCSCLATHALIEYCYGIERTRLPAKRWGVFAHRLVNRTHPLVAEINTRFDVPHSRFNEIFQKDMEAKGLKVLAVSKDAGVHLAVSPDGFRIVFFQGHPEYDDISLLKEYKREVLRYYRGEIDEYPPFPVNYFTPEAQRIFGDYRQHVIEARQSGGALDEFPENQVLDTIDNTWRDTARALFDNWLGKVYQLTNQDRRLPFMDGIDPENPLGL, from the coding sequence ATGCCATTAGTCGCTCACACCGATTTACCGACATTCTCACGGCTCAAGGAAGAAGGCGAGGTGATCCTGGAGGTCGACCGCGCCAGCCATCAGGACATCCGCGAGATGCACATCGGCCTGTTGAACATCATGCCCGATGCGGCGCTGGAAGCGACCGAACGGCAGTTTTTCCGGCTGGTCGGCGCCTGCAACCAGATCGCGCAGTTTCATGTGCATCCCTTCACGATCGAGGGCCTGCCCCGAGGCGAGGCGGCGAAAGAGCATATCGCGAAGTATTACGAGTCGTTCGAAAAGATCAAGCAGGACGGCCTGGACGCCTTGATCATCAGCGGCGCGAACGTGACCCATCCGCACTTGCCCGAGGAAGATTTCTGGCAGCCGTTGACCGAGGTATTTGCCTGGGCCAAGGAAAACGTGACGTCGGTATTATGTTCGTGCCTTGCGACGCATGCGCTGATCGAGTATTGCTACGGCATCGAACGCACCCGGCTGCCGGCCAAGCGCTGGGGCGTATTCGCGCACCGTCTGGTCAACCGCACGCATCCTCTGGTCGCCGAAATCAACACCCGCTTCGATGTGCCGCATTCGCGCTTCAACGAGATTTTTCAAAAGGACATGGAAGCGAAAGGATTGAAGGTGCTGGCGGTCAGCAAGGATGCCGGCGTGCATCTGGCGGTCAGCCCGGACGGCTTCCGTATCGTGTTCTTTCAGGGGCATCCCGAATACGACGACATCAGCCTGCTGAAGGAATACAAGCGCGAGGTGCTGCGCTACTATCGCGGCGAAATCGACGAGTATCCGCCGTTTCCGGTTAATTATTTCACGCCGGAGGCGCAGCGCATCTTCGGCGACTATCGCCAGCATGTGATCGAGGCGCGGCAATCCGGTGGTGCTCTGGACGAGTTTCCGGAAAATCAGGTGCTCGATACGATCGACAATACCTGGCGCGATACCGCGAGAGCCCTGTTCGACAACTGGCTCGGCAAGGTTTATCAACTGACCAACCAGGATCGCCGCCTGCCGTTCATGGACGGCATCGATCCGGAGAATCCTTTGGGGTTATGA
- a CDS encoding nucleoside deaminase, with amino-acid sequence MHQQFLQQAIELAVRNVESGQGGPYGAVIVRNGEIIAGSGNRVTTNLDPTAHAEILAIRLACQKLQNFQLTDCILYTSCEPCPMCLGAIYWARLQKVYFACDRHDAATAGFDDSFIYEELAIQPAERRIAMLHLDLPDSGSPFAAWAEKGDKVRY; translated from the coding sequence GTGCATCAGCAATTCTTGCAGCAGGCGATCGAGCTGGCGGTGCGGAATGTCGAATCGGGGCAGGGAGGACCTTACGGCGCGGTGATCGTCAGAAACGGCGAAATCATCGCCGGCAGCGGCAACCGGGTGACCACTAATCTGGACCCGACCGCGCACGCCGAAATCCTGGCGATTCGGCTCGCCTGTCAGAAATTGCAGAATTTTCAGTTAACCGACTGCATCCTTTACACCAGCTGCGAACCTTGCCCGATGTGCCTCGGCGCGATCTATTGGGCAAGGCTGCAAAAGGTCTATTTCGCCTGTGACAGGCATGATGCGGCCACGGCGGGATTTGACGACAGCTTCATCTATGAGGAGCTGGCGATTCAGCCTGCCGAGCGCCGCATCGCGATGCTGCATCTCGATCTGCCGGACTCCGGCAGCCCTTTTGCCGCCTGGGCGGAAAAGGGCGATAAGGTGCGATATTGA
- a CDS encoding enoyl-ACP reductase FabI codes for MGFMQGKRVLIVGLASNRSIAWGIAKAMHREGAELAFTFQNDKLQSRVEEMAAECGSSITIECDVSSDEHIDNVFKVLGQHWDGLDAIVHSVAYAPRDALDGDYVNATTRDNFRIAHDISSYSFTALAKAGRSLMAGRNGSLLTLTYLGAERAIPNYNVMGVAKASLEANVRYMAVALGAEGTRVNAISAGPIRTLAASGINNFKAMLSKAAYTAPLKRNVTIEEVGNVAAFMCSDLASGITGEVTYVDCGYNIAGLAAS; via the coding sequence ATGGGTTTCATGCAAGGCAAGCGGGTCTTGATTGTCGGTCTGGCGAGCAATCGTTCGATTGCCTGGGGTATCGCCAAGGCGATGCACCGGGAAGGCGCCGAGCTGGCGTTCACCTTCCAGAACGACAAGCTGCAAAGCCGGGTCGAGGAAATGGCCGCCGAATGCGGTTCCAGCATCACGATCGAATGCGATGTCAGTTCCGACGAGCATATCGACAATGTCTTCAAGGTCCTGGGTCAGCATTGGGACGGTCTCGATGCGATCGTGCATTCGGTCGCTTACGCGCCGCGCGATGCCTTGGACGGCGATTATGTGAACGCGACCACCCGCGACAATTTCCGTATCGCGCACGACATCAGCTCATACAGCTTCACCGCGCTGGCCAAGGCCGGCAGAAGCCTGATGGCAGGCCGCAACGGTTCGCTGTTGACCCTGACCTATCTCGGCGCCGAACGCGCGATTCCGAATTACAACGTGATGGGCGTCGCGAAAGCGAGCCTGGAAGCGAATGTACGCTACATGGCGGTCGCGCTGGGCGCTGAGGGCACGCGCGTGAACGCGATCTCGGCGGGCCCGATCCGGACCCTGGCCGCTTCCGGCATCAACAACTTCAAGGCGATGCTGAGCAAGGCGGCCTATACCGCGCCATTGAAACGCAACGTCACCATCGAGGAAGTCGGCAATGTTGCGGCCTTCATGTGCTCCGATCTGGCCTCCGGCATCACCGGCGAAGTGACTTATGTCGATTGCGGCTACAACATTGCGGGCTTGGCGGCCTCCTGA
- a CDS encoding ABC transporter substrate-binding protein gives MSSLLSIKFRRAGILPCVLFFVVVLLVACTGSPWNDPYPEQDDKQAVLYMSFAERPKHLDPAVAYSENEYAFIAQIYEPPLQYHYLKRPYELTPLTAARLPEIIYYDKESQKLGPDAEAKDIAYSDYLLEIKPGIRFQPHPAFAQDKAGNYRYHRLDKAEVDALATVSDFAETATRELTAEDYVYQIKRLAYPKTQSPIAEIMKGYIIGFDDFAKQSADKPKDALRALPMTGVEALDRYHYRIRIKGKYPQFSYWLAMPFFAPMPWEADAFYDQPGFSDKNITLDWYPVGTGPYYLAENNPNRRMMMFKNPNFHLEAYPAEGEVGDAEKGLLQDAGKALPFIEKVVVTLEKETIPNWSKFLQGYYDSSGIASDSFDQAVQFTGGGVILTESLKEKDIRLHTSVETSIFYMGFNMLDATVGGDSEKARKLRQAIAIAIDYEEFIAIFRNERGVPAQGAIPPGIFGNEEGEAGINSYVYDWMNGKPQRKSIDTARKLIAEAGYPNGVDPKTGEPLILYFDTTATSVDDKPLMNWYRKQFQKLGLQLVIRATDYNRFQQKMSAGNAQIFVWGWNADYPDPENFFSLLYGFNGKVKHSGENAGNYQNAEFDRLFEQMRNMENGEPRLQIIRQMQEIVRRDVPWVFGFHPKTFSLYHGWASNLKPNLMANNRLKYIRIDPIKRAELRRQWNRPVLWPLAAAGALVVLLFAPAVSAYRRRTHRLLPEALAIQTEASR, from the coding sequence ATGTCCAGTCTTTTGTCAATCAAATTTCGCCGCGCCGGCATTTTGCCTTGCGTCCTGTTTTTTGTTGTGGTTCTGCTGGTTGCGTGCACCGGCTCGCCCTGGAACGATCCCTATCCGGAGCAGGACGACAAGCAGGCGGTGCTGTATATGTCGTTCGCGGAACGGCCGAAGCACCTGGACCCGGCGGTCGCCTACAGCGAGAACGAATATGCGTTCATCGCGCAGATTTACGAGCCGCCGCTGCAATACCATTATCTGAAACGGCCCTATGAACTGACGCCGCTGACCGCCGCCCGCCTGCCCGAAATCATCTATTACGATAAAGAGAGTCAAAAGCTCGGCCCGGATGCCGAGGCAAAGGACATCGCCTACAGCGATTATCTGCTCGAAATCAAGCCCGGCATCCGCTTTCAGCCGCATCCGGCCTTCGCGCAGGACAAGGCCGGGAACTACCGCTATCACCGTCTCGATAAAGCCGAAGTGGATGCCTTGGCGACCGTCAGCGATTTTGCCGAGACCGCCACACGCGAGCTGACCGCCGAGGATTATGTCTATCAGATCAAGCGTCTGGCTTATCCGAAAACGCAGTCGCCGATCGCGGAAATCATGAAGGGCTATATCATCGGCTTCGACGACTTCGCCAAACAAAGCGCGGACAAACCCAAGGACGCGCTCAGAGCTCTGCCAATGACCGGCGTCGAAGCACTGGATCGTTATCATTACCGGATTCGGATCAAGGGCAAGTACCCGCAGTTCAGCTACTGGCTGGCGATGCCGTTTTTCGCGCCGATGCCCTGGGAGGCCGATGCGTTTTACGACCAGCCGGGCTTTAGCGACAAAAACATCACGCTGGACTGGTATCCGGTTGGCACCGGGCCTTATTATCTGGCCGAGAATAATCCGAACCGGCGCATGATGATGTTCAAGAACCCGAATTTCCATCTCGAAGCCTATCCTGCCGAAGGCGAGGTCGGGGACGCCGAAAAGGGCTTATTGCAGGATGCCGGTAAAGCCTTGCCTTTCATTGAAAAAGTCGTCGTGACGCTCGAAAAGGAAACGATTCCGAACTGGAGCAAATTTTTGCAGGGCTATTACGATTCCTCCGGCATCGCCTCCGACAGTTTCGATCAGGCGGTGCAGTTTACCGGCGGCGGCGTGATCCTGACCGAGAGTCTTAAGGAGAAGGACATCCGCCTGCATACCTCGGTCGAAACCTCGATCTTCTATATGGGCTTCAACATGCTCGATGCGACGGTCGGCGGCGACAGTGAAAAAGCCCGGAAACTGCGCCAGGCGATCGCGATCGCGATCGACTACGAGGAATTCATTGCGATCTTCCGGAATGAGCGTGGCGTGCCCGCGCAAGGCGCGATACCGCCCGGCATTTTCGGCAACGAAGAGGGCGAGGCCGGCATCAACTCTTATGTCTATGACTGGATGAACGGCAAGCCGCAGCGCAAATCAATTGATACGGCCCGAAAACTGATCGCCGAGGCCGGCTATCCGAACGGCGTCGATCCGAAAACCGGGGAGCCTCTGATCCTGTATTTCGATACCACCGCGACCAGCGTCGATGACAAGCCGCTGATGAACTGGTACCGCAAGCAGTTCCAGAAGCTCGGCCTTCAACTGGTGATCCGCGCGACCGATTACAACCGCTTCCAGCAAAAGATGAGCGCGGGTAACGCGCAGATTTTTGTCTGGGGCTGGAACGCCGATTATCCGGATCCGGAAAACTTTTTCTCGTTATTGTATGGTTTCAACGGCAAGGTCAAACACAGCGGCGAGAACGCGGGCAATTATCAGAATGCCGAATTCGACCGTCTGTTCGAACAGATGCGCAACATGGAGAACGGCGAGCCGCGTCTTCAAATCATCCGGCAGATGCAGGAGATCGTGCGCCGCGACGTGCCCTGGGTGTTCGGTTTTCATCCGAAGACTTTCTCGCTCTATCACGGTTGGGCGAGCAATCTGAAACCGAATCTGATGGCGAACAACCGCTTGAAATACATCCGGATCGATCCTATCAAGCGCGCCGAACTGCGGAGGCAATGGAACCGGCCGGTGCTCTGGCCGTTGGCCGCCGCCGGGGCGCTGGTCGTGCTGCTGTTCGCGCCCGCCGTCAGCGCCTATCGCCGCCGCACCCATCGCCTCCTGCCGGAAGCCTTGGCCATTCAAACGGAAGCCTCACGATGA
- a CDS encoding ABC transporter permease has protein sequence MIYYIIRRLLYAFPILLGINILTFVLFFVVNSPDDMARMQLGQKHVTPQAIANWKHQHGYDLPTLWNEQAQGGDKVTETIFYQKSVGLFLFRFGVSDSGRNIGADIQQRMWPSLALALPSLVVGLLTNIGFALLMVLFRGSYLEFGGLVLCVVLMSISSLFYIIGGQFMIGKLLKLVPISGYDEGFGAFKFLILPVVIGVFSGIGSGVRWYRTLFLEEVGKDYVRTARAKGLTETQTLFKHVLPNAMIPILTGVVVVLPLLFMGSLIMESFFSIPGLGSYTIDAINSQDFAMVRAMVFLGSILYVLGLLLTDISYTLVDPRVRLS, from the coding sequence ATGATCTACTACATTATCCGCCGCCTGCTCTATGCGTTTCCGATCCTGCTCGGGATCAACATCCTGACCTTCGTGCTGTTTTTCGTCGTGAACAGCCCCGACGACATGGCGAGGATGCAGCTCGGCCAAAAGCATGTGACGCCGCAGGCGATCGCGAACTGGAAGCATCAGCATGGCTATGACTTGCCCACGCTCTGGAACGAGCAGGCGCAGGGCGGCGACAAAGTCACCGAGACGATTTTTTATCAAAAATCGGTAGGCCTGTTCCTGTTCCGCTTCGGCGTCTCCGACAGCGGCCGCAACATCGGCGCGGACATTCAGCAGCGCATGTGGCCGAGCTTGGCGCTGGCGCTGCCGAGTCTGGTCGTCGGCCTGTTGACCAATATCGGCTTTGCCTTGCTGATGGTGCTGTTTCGCGGCAGTTATCTGGAATTCGGCGGGCTGGTGCTGTGCGTGGTCCTGATGTCGATCTCGTCGCTGTTCTACATCATCGGCGGCCAGTTCATGATCGGAAAATTGCTCAAGCTGGTGCCGATCTCCGGTTACGACGAAGGCTTCGGCGCCTTCAAGTTTTTGATCCTGCCGGTCGTGATCGGCGTGTTTTCGGGCATCGGTTCCGGCGTGCGCTGGTACCGGACCCTATTTCTGGAAGAAGTCGGCAAGGATTATGTGCGCACCGCGCGCGCGAAGGGTCTGACCGAAACCCAGACCTTGTTCAAGCATGTGCTGCCGAATGCGATGATTCCGATCCTGACCGGCGTGGTGGTCGTGCTGCCGCTGTTGTTCATGGGCAGCCTGATCATGGAGTCGTTTTTCAGCATTCCGGGTCTCGGCAGTTATACGATCGATGCGATCAACAGCCAGGATTTTGCGATGGTGCGGGCGATGGTGTTTCTTGGTTCGATTCTGTATGTGCTTGGGTTGTTGCTGACCGATATTTCTTATACGCTGGTCGATCCACGGGTTAGACTGTCTTAA
- a CDS encoding low molecular weight protein tyrosine phosphatase family protein, translating into MSNVLFICGKNRWRSPTAEQVFAEHPGIECASAGLSHDAETPLSVELIEWADLIFVMEQTHKRKLSAGFKASLVGKRVVCLNIPDKYKFMEPALVKLLKTKVTPFLPQGHGHFRQGASE; encoded by the coding sequence ATGAGCAACGTTCTCTTTATCTGCGGCAAGAACCGGTGGCGTAGCCCCACGGCTGAACAGGTGTTTGCGGAGCATCCTGGTATTGAGTGCGCATCCGCGGGTCTGAGCCACGACGCCGAAACGCCTTTGTCTGTTGAACTCATTGAATGGGCGGATCTGATCTTCGTTATGGAGCAAACGCACAAGAGGAAGCTATCCGCTGGTTTCAAGGCGAGCCTTGTGGGCAAGCGTGTTGTGTGCCTCAACATCCCGGACAAATACAAGTTCATGGAGCCTGCTCTGGTCAAACTGCTCAAAACGAAGGTCACCCCATTTTTGCCGCAGGGGCATGGACATTTCAGGCAAGGGGCAAGCGAGTGA
- a CDS encoding YgfZ/GcvT domain-containing protein — MNPQWKNFLLSELAVIENDGRIVFAESQSDQPHIYPISDLAVLSVSGKDAAKLLQGQSTCNVFEVTETQARIGAFCNPKGRAIATFLLAKKADEYLLVLPQELLEPVKTRLQKYVLRSDVRFADRSNELCLLGLGWSETAAEPLFAARCVDGMVLISLGSTPYRTLVIAEPEQAENLWTDRLGQGYAPGNSEDWRLLDLLAGIPWLSQATSEEHVPQMLNLDKLGGISFTKGCYTGQEIVARTHYLGKAKRALFLAECALGTAPSANAAIRDRSGGEQSRGQVLTAISRDGICHLLAVLLVSDSGEYDLVLKDHPEISLRLLPLPLA, encoded by the coding sequence ATGAATCCGCAATGGAAAAACTTTCTGCTTTCCGAGCTGGCCGTGATCGAGAACGATGGCCGCATCGTTTTTGCCGAATCCCAATCCGATCAGCCTCATATCTACCCGATTTCCGATCTGGCCGTGTTATCGGTCTCCGGCAAGGATGCGGCGAAACTGCTGCAAGGCCAGTCCACCTGCAATGTTTTCGAGGTGACTGAAACCCAGGCGCGGATAGGCGCATTCTGCAATCCGAAAGGCCGCGCGATCGCGACGTTTTTGCTCGCGAAAAAAGCGGACGAGTATTTGCTCGTGTTGCCGCAGGAGTTGCTGGAGCCGGTCAAAACCCGCCTGCAAAAATATGTGCTGCGCTCGGACGTAAGGTTTGCCGACCGTTCGAACGAACTGTGTCTGCTGGGTCTTGGCTGGAGCGAAACAGCCGCCGAACCGCTGTTTGCGGCTCGTTGTGTCGATGGCATGGTATTGATATCGCTCGGTTCGACGCCGTATCGCACGCTCGTGATCGCCGAGCCGGAACAGGCGGAAAACCTGTGGACCGATCGCTTGGGTCAAGGCTATGCGCCCGGCAACTCGGAAGACTGGCGCTTGCTCGATTTGCTTGCAGGTATCCCCTGGCTAAGCCAGGCCACTTCGGAAGAACACGTTCCGCAAATGTTGAACCTGGACAAACTAGGCGGCATCAGCTTCACGAAAGGCTGCTACACCGGTCAGGAAATCGTCGCGCGGACGCACTATCTAGGCAAGGCCAAGCGTGCACTGTTTCTGGCCGAATGCGCGCTCGGCACCGCGCCCTCGGCCAATGCGGCCATCCGGGACCGCAGCGGTGGCGAGCAAAGCCGCGGTCAGGTATTGACCGCGATCAGCCGTGACGGCATTTGTCATCTGCTGGCGGTGCTGCTGGTTTCCGACAGCGGCGAATATGACCTGGTGCTGAAGGATCATCCCGAAATTTCCCTCCGATTGTTACCGTTACCTCTCGCATGA